Genomic DNA from Peribacillus sp. FSL H8-0477:
AGCGATCCATACAGGCTGCATAACGGAGTTAACGACATTTCCTCCATGGATACCTACAAACCAGAATAAACTATTCAGACCGACAACGATGATCGTACCAAACACGTTATTTCCTAATAATCCTAATGGTTTACCTAAGACTACTTGTGCAATGTCATGTACATTGGGTAAATCAAATGTGGTGAGCACAGAATAAATAAGTAACCACATCGTGATAATGACTGCACCTGGAATAATGGCACTAAAACTTTTCGATACAGCTGGCGGAACACTTTCCGGAAGTCTGATTTGGATATTCCGATTAATAAACCACTGATAAATATAGCCATTCAGCAAGCCCATAATAATGGCAACAAACAACCCTTTTGCTCCCATATAAGCGATTGGCATTCCCGCTCCAGCGTCAGAAGTAATGAATGGGGTTGCCATAATAAAAGCAGATATCGAGATAATACCTGAACCGATTCCATCTACATTAAACTGCCTGGTTAAACTGTACGCAATCCCAAAACTGGCGATTAACCCAATTAATCCAAAACTACTATCCGTCCCTTTCCATAAAAAATCCGCAAATCCCATTTTTCCCAACCATGCCTCCCAACCTGGGGCTGGGAAACTAGCAATAATCATAAAAAGTGAGCCAATAATAATTAACGGCATGGCAAATGTAATTCCGTCTCTTATGGCAATCAGAAACTTGTTATTGCCTAATTTCCCTGCAATCGGCATCAGTTTATTTTCCAATAGTTCATTCACTTTGCTCACTTTTTTCCCCCTCTAACTTTAATTATTTCTTATTTATAAATTATTACTAACTATAATTAAATACCCCCTTTATTTTGTTTATTAGTTATATATTATAATTAACATTAATAAATGTAAGCGTTTTTGTCAATGCTATATTCTGAATATTTTATATTTTCAAGAAATATTATTGATTTTTACTACGTACTTAATTATAATTTATAATTAATAGAGATGAGAAAGGGACTATAATGACACTTACAACGAAACAAAGAGAATTGCGAAGTAAAATTTTAGATAAAATTTATGTTAATGGACCCATCTCACGAATAGAGATTTCAAAACAGACAGGGATTACCCCTGCTACCGTGAGTGAGCTAACTGGATCCTTACTGAATGAAAACCTTATTTATGAATTAGGAGAAGACTCTTCTGAAAATAACAAATCGGGACGCAAGCGGATTCTTCTGGATATCGCCGGACGTCACAGTTTTTATATTGGAAGTGAGCTATCAGAAAAATACTTTTCGTTTTGCTTAAGTGACAATACGGGGAAAGTCTATGCAGAGAGAGTCATTCCGTTTCATGCTGGAAGCAAAAATGAAGCGTTAACCGACATTCATTTTGTTGAGGAATTAAATCAATTTATTGATCGTTACCACAGCTTTCAACCAAAAGCCGTAGGGATTGCACTGCCTGGACATTTTAATGAAGAAAGTAAAACCATTTACAGCAACAATCCACGCTGGAAGACCTTTAATCTGGGGATTTTAATCGAAAATGCAGCATTACCTATTTACTTTAAAAACAATGTTCATTCGATGGCGAACGCTGAGAGACTATTTAGCGAGAATACGATCGATGAAAATTTTATTTTCTTCCATGTCG
This window encodes:
- a CDS encoding ROK family transcriptional regulator; this encodes MTLTTKQRELRSKILDKIYVNGPISRIEISKQTGITPATVSELTGSLLNENLIYELGEDSSENNKSGRKRILLDIAGRHSFYIGSELSEKYFSFCLSDNTGKVYAERVIPFHAGSKNEALTDIHFVEELNQFIDRYHSFQPKAVGIALPGHFNEESKTIYSNNPRWKTFNLGILIENAALPIYFKNNVHSMANAERLFSENTIDENFIFFHVGRGMFCSYLYEGMTYGEHKYLVGEVGHTIVHPDGELCECGKRGCLQTYASEAWIIKKSRILFESANTTFLSQLTPDEQSISIETILRAYKMGDEGVTTILNNAIKYLSITINNLPMVIDTNKIILHGELFNEPAMANLLSRYLNQNTILLPLSHTWDIVFKPYSNINGALGACSLAISNFLLQGRE
- a CDS encoding PTS sugar transporter subunit IIC is translated as MSKVNELLENKLMPIAGKLGNNKFLIAIRDGITFAMPLIIIGSLFMIIASFPAPGWEAWLGKMGFADFLWKGTDSSFGLIGLIASFGIAYSLTRQFNVDGIGSGIISISAFIMATPFITSDAGAGMPIAYMGAKGLFVAIIMGLLNGYIYQWFINRNIQIRLPESVPPAVSKSFSAIIPGAVIITMWLLIYSVLTTFDLPNVHDIAQVVLGKPLGLLGNNVFGTIIVVGLNSLFWFVGIHGGNVVNSVMQPVWIANLDENRVAYQAGQELQNIITLPFMDNFVYIGGGGATLGLVLVLGYLARKKKTSKQTKALAPITVVPGLFNINEPTMFGIPVVLNVMLVIPFILAPIVNVVVTYSAMASGIVPLTRAAASWTMPPIFSGFLVTGDISGAILQVVLILLDVLLYLPFVLAVEKRFKAEE